A genomic segment from Sphingomonas astaxanthinifaciens DSM 22298 encodes:
- a CDS encoding SDR family NAD(P)-dependent oxidoreductase → MSSSLFDLTGKTAIVTGSSRGIGRAIAEEMAAHGANVVISSRKQDACEEVAAAINARGQGRAVAIAASISDKEALKELVERTKAEFGQIDVLVCNAASNPYYGPMGGITDEQFRKIMDNNVLSNHWLTSFVAPEMVARKSGAIIIVSSVGGITSSTVIGAYNISKAADLQLVRNLAAEFGPAGVRVNAIAPGLVRTDFAKALWENPEILKSVTKVSALKRIGEPREIAGAALFLASEAGSFVTGQTLVVDGGSTFGAGF, encoded by the coding sequence ATGAGCAGCTCACTTTTCGACCTCACCGGCAAGACCGCCATCGTGACCGGCTCCAGCCGCGGGATCGGGCGGGCGATTGCCGAGGAGATGGCGGCGCATGGCGCCAATGTCGTCATCTCGAGCCGCAAGCAGGATGCCTGCGAAGAAGTGGCCGCGGCGATCAATGCGCGTGGCCAGGGGCGCGCGGTGGCGATCGCCGCGTCCATCTCGGACAAGGAAGCGCTCAAGGAGCTGGTCGAGCGGACCAAGGCCGAGTTCGGGCAGATCGACGTCCTCGTCTGCAATGCCGCGTCCAACCCCTATTACGGGCCGATGGGCGGGATTACGGACGAGCAGTTCCGCAAGATCATGGACAATAATGTCCTCTCGAACCACTGGCTGACGAGCTTTGTCGCGCCCGAGATGGTGGCGCGCAAGTCGGGCGCGATCATCATCGTCTCGAGTGTCGGCGGGATCACCAGCTCGACGGTGATCGGGGCCTACAACATCTCCAAGGCCGCCGACCTCCAACTGGTCCGCAACCTCGCCGCCGAGTTCGGACCGGCCGGGGTGCGGGTCAATGCGATCGCGCCAGGGCTGGTGCGGACCGACTTCGCCAAGGCGCTTTGGGAGAATCCCGAGATCCTCAAGTCCGTGACCAAGGTCTCGGCCCTCAAGCGGATCGGCGAGCCGCGCGAGATCGCGGGCGCGGCGCTGTTCCTGGCGAGCGAGGCGGGCAGCTTTGTCACCGGCCAGACTCTCGTCGTCGACGGCGGCAGCACCTTCGGCGCGGGGTTCTGA
- a CDS encoding 3-hydroxyacyl-CoA dehydrogenase NAD-binding domain-containing protein, translating to MTSPITTTRHGHVLIISSNNPPVNALGHAVREGLVKGIEEADASDEIKAVVIIGEGATFFAGADISEFGTPKAFAQPVLPQVVDIIENCTKPVVAAIHGTALGGGLEVALACHYRVAVPTAKLGVPEVKLGLLPGAGGTQRLPRAAGVQHALEMTTSGNPIGAKQAAEIGLVDRLIEGDLLQHAVAYATEVADIRPLPRTSERTDKIEGTDPAIFEQFVAANPRAFKGFEAPMKNLEAVRAATQHPYAEGVQVERKLFMELMAGTQAKAQQYFFFAERKAAKIEGVDESVKPREIKKVGVIGAGTMGGGISMNFLQAGIPVTIVETSQEALDRGTGVMLRNYEASAKKGRFTAEQVGQFMGALNPTLDFDSLADCDLIIEAVFEQMEIKKEIFGRLDKVAKPGAILASNTSYLNIDEIAAATSRPQDVVGLHFFSPANVMKLLEVVRGAKTADDVLVTAMALAKKIKKVAVVAGVCYGFIGNRMLIPRQTEATKLLLEGATPAQIDKVHTDFGMPMGPFQMADLAGVDIGWHRDPNRIENIRDALCAVDRWGQKKGAGFYDYDEKRRPSPSPTVQQIIEDFRAKAGVTAREISDQEIKERTLYTMVNEGAKILEEGMAQRASDIDVVWVYGYGWPVYRGGPMHWADTEGLQSIVDGLRRSAEHMGDDFTFSALLLDKAQKGEKFTGR from the coding sequence ATGACCTCGCCCATTACCACCACTCGCCACGGCCACGTCCTCATCATCTCGTCGAACAACCCGCCGGTGAACGCGCTCGGCCATGCGGTGCGCGAGGGTCTGGTGAAGGGGATCGAGGAGGCCGACGCCTCGGACGAGATCAAGGCGGTGGTGATCATCGGCGAGGGCGCGACCTTCTTCGCGGGCGCCGACATCAGCGAGTTCGGCACCCCCAAGGCCTTCGCCCAGCCGGTGCTTCCGCAGGTCGTCGACATCATCGAGAATTGCACCAAGCCGGTGGTCGCCGCGATCCACGGGACCGCGCTCGGCGGCGGGCTCGAAGTGGCGCTCGCCTGCCACTACCGGGTGGCCGTGCCGACCGCGAAGCTCGGCGTTCCCGAAGTGAAGCTCGGCCTGCTGCCGGGCGCGGGCGGGACCCAGCGGCTGCCGCGCGCGGCGGGCGTCCAGCATGCGCTCGAAATGACCACCAGCGGCAATCCGATCGGGGCCAAGCAGGCCGCCGAGATCGGGCTGGTCGACCGGCTGATCGAGGGCGATCTCCTCCAGCATGCGGTGGCCTATGCGACCGAGGTCGCCGACATCCGCCCGCTGCCCCGGACCAGCGAGCGGACCGACAAGATCGAGGGCACCGATCCCGCGATCTTCGAGCAGTTCGTCGCCGCCAATCCGCGCGCCTTCAAGGGCTTCGAGGCGCCGATGAAGAACCTCGAGGCGGTCCGCGCCGCGACCCAGCATCCTTATGCCGAAGGCGTGCAGGTCGAGCGCAAGCTGTTCATGGAGCTGATGGCCGGCACCCAGGCCAAGGCGCAGCAATATTTCTTCTTTGCCGAGCGCAAGGCGGCCAAGATCGAGGGCGTCGACGAAAGCGTGAAGCCCCGCGAAATCAAGAAGGTCGGCGTGATCGGCGCCGGCACCATGGGCGGCGGCATCTCGATGAACTTCCTCCAGGCGGGCATCCCCGTCACCATCGTCGAAACCAGCCAGGAAGCGCTCGACCGCGGCACCGGGGTCATGCTCCGCAACTATGAGGCGAGCGCCAAGAAGGGCCGCTTCACCGCCGAACAGGTCGGCCAATTCATGGGCGCCCTGAACCCGACGCTCGACTTCGACTCGCTGGCGGACTGCGACCTCATCATCGAAGCGGTGTTCGAGCAGATGGAGATCAAGAAGGAGATCTTCGGCCGGCTCGACAAGGTCGCCAAGCCGGGCGCGATCCTCGCGTCGAACACCAGCTATCTCAACATCGACGAGATCGCCGCCGCCACGAGCCGTCCGCAGGACGTGGTCGGCCTCCACTTCTTCTCGCCGGCGAACGTGATGAAGCTGCTCGAGGTGGTGCGCGGGGCCAAGACCGCCGACGACGTGCTGGTCACCGCCATGGCGCTGGCGAAGAAGATCAAGAAGGTCGCGGTGGTCGCGGGCGTCTGTTACGGCTTCATCGGCAACCGGATGCTGATCCCGCGCCAGACCGAGGCGACCAAGCTCCTCCTCGAAGGCGCGACCCCGGCGCAGATCGACAAGGTCCACACCGACTTCGGCATGCCGATGGGCCCGTTCCAGATGGCCGACCTCGCCGGCGTCGACATCGGCTGGCACCGCGACCCGAACCGGATCGAGAACATCCGCGACGCGCTCTGCGCGGTCGACCGCTGGGGCCAGAAGAAGGGCGCGGGCTTCTACGATTACGACGAGAAGCGCCGCCCCAGCCCCTCGCCGACCGTCCAGCAGATCATCGAGGACTTCCGCGCCAAGGCCGGCGTCACCGCGCGCGAGATCAGCGACCAGGAGATCAAGGAGCGGACGCTCTACACCATGGTCAACGAGGGCGCGAAGATCCTCGAGGAAGGCATGGCCCAGCGCGCGAGCGACATCGACGTGGTGTGGGTCTACGGCTACGGCTGGCCGGTCTATCGCGGCGGCCCGATGCACTGGGCCGATACGGAAGGGCTCCAGTCGATCGTCGACGGATTGCGCCGGTCTGCCGAACATATGGGCGATGATTTCACCTTTTCGGCTTTGCTTCTGGACAAGGCGCAAAAGGGGGAGAAATTCACCGGTCGCTGA
- a CDS encoding acyl-CoA dehydrogenase family protein, with protein MADLDTFRAETRSWLEANCPPEMRTPMRSEDDACWGGRHFTFQSEAQKRWMTVMGEKGWTVPDWPAAYGGGGLSPAETKILREEMKAIGARNPLSSFGISMLGPALLKYGTEEQKKRFLPEIARGEIRWCQGYSEPGAGSDLAGLQTKAEDKGDHYLVNGQKVWTSYADKADWIFCLVRTSTESKHGGISFLLFDMESEGVSTKPILLISGYSPFCETFFDNVRVPKDQLVGEVNRGWDVAKYLLGHEREMISGMGLGSGSAKTLAQSLGEIDDAILAAEVALFDVDALAFAAMSEHFIDQLKAGEAHPAMPSMMKYAGTELNKKRHELIMAAGGSDALEWESERSRGGKAPREWLRTKANSIEGGTSEVQLGIVAKHILQLPGA; from the coding sequence ATGGCCGACCTGGACACTTTCCGCGCCGAGACCCGTAGCTGGCTCGAGGCGAACTGCCCGCCCGAGATGCGTACGCCGATGCGCTCCGAGGACGACGCCTGCTGGGGCGGTCGCCACTTCACCTTCCAGTCCGAGGCGCAGAAGCGCTGGATGACCGTCATGGGCGAGAAGGGCTGGACCGTTCCCGACTGGCCCGCGGCTTATGGTGGCGGCGGGCTCTCGCCAGCCGAGACCAAGATCCTGCGCGAGGAGATGAAGGCGATCGGCGCGCGCAATCCGCTATCGAGCTTCGGCATTTCGATGCTCGGGCCGGCGCTGCTCAAATATGGCACCGAGGAACAGAAGAAGCGCTTCCTCCCCGAGATCGCCCGCGGCGAGATTCGCTGGTGCCAAGGCTATTCGGAGCCCGGCGCCGGCTCCGACCTCGCCGGCCTCCAGACCAAGGCCGAGGACAAAGGCGACCATTATCTCGTCAACGGCCAGAAGGTCTGGACCAGCTACGCCGACAAGGCCGACTGGATCTTCTGCCTCGTCCGCACCTCCACCGAATCCAAGCACGGCGGGATCAGCTTCCTGCTGTTCGACATGGAGTCGGAAGGCGTCTCGACCAAGCCGATCCTCCTCATCAGCGGCTACTCGCCCTTCTGCGAGACCTTTTTCGACAATGTGCGCGTTCCCAAGGACCAGCTCGTCGGCGAGGTGAACCGCGGCTGGGACGTCGCCAAATATCTCCTCGGCCACGAGCGCGAGATGATCAGCGGCATGGGGCTCGGCTCGGGCAGCGCGAAGACGCTCGCGCAGAGCCTCGGCGAGATCGACGACGCCATCCTCGCCGCCGAAGTCGCCCTGTTCGACGTCGACGCATTGGCTTTCGCCGCGATGAGCGAGCATTTCATCGACCAGTTGAAGGCCGGCGAGGCGCATCCCGCCATGCCGAGCATGATGAAATATGCCGGCACCGAACTGAACAAGAAGCGCCACGAGCTGATCATGGCCGCGGGCGGCTCGGACGCGCTCGAATGGGAGAGCGAGCGCTCGCGCGGCGGCAAGGCCCCCCGCGAATGGCTCCGCACCAAGGCCAATTCGATCGAGGGGGGGACGAGCGAAGTCCAGCTCGGCATCGTCGCCAAGCACATCCTGCAATTGCCGGGGGCGTAA
- a CDS encoding SDR family NAD(P)-dependent oxidoreductase has product MSSTPDSSGRLGGKVIIVTGAGSGIGKATTELFRAEGATVIAADLKGADHQADAGREEDIVRLVEMATQEHGALHGFFANAGISGGLASIFEQSVEDWNEILRVNLIGPFLAIKHAAPVIKAQGGGSIICTASVAGLRSGAGGPAYSASKAGVISLVKSAAQQLATSNVRVNAICPGLIETGMTEFVYERARAKGVEDRLGHLNPLRRGGVPGEIAQAALFLASDESSYVNGHALVVDGGLSSSHPFNRQDFGRTAI; this is encoded by the coding sequence ATGAGCAGCACGCCCGACAGCAGCGGCCGGCTCGGCGGCAAGGTCATCATCGTCACCGGCGCGGGCTCGGGGATCGGCAAGGCGACCACCGAGCTGTTCCGCGCCGAGGGGGCGACGGTGATCGCGGCCGATCTCAAGGGCGCCGACCACCAGGCCGACGCCGGCCGCGAGGAGGATATCGTCCGCCTCGTCGAAATGGCCACTCAGGAGCATGGCGCACTGCACGGTTTCTTCGCCAATGCCGGCATTTCGGGCGGGCTCGCCTCGATCTTCGAGCAGAGCGTCGAGGACTGGAACGAGATCCTGCGGGTCAACCTGATCGGCCCATTCCTCGCAATCAAGCATGCCGCGCCGGTGATCAAGGCGCAGGGCGGCGGGTCGATCATCTGCACCGCGAGCGTCGCCGGGCTTCGCTCGGGCGCGGGCGGGCCGGCCTATTCGGCGTCGAAGGCGGGGGTGATCAGCCTGGTCAAGTCCGCGGCGCAGCAGCTCGCCACCTCGAACGTGCGGGTCAATGCCATCTGCCCGGGCCTCATCGAGACCGGCATGACCGAGTTCGTCTACGAGCGCGCGCGGGCCAAGGGCGTGGAAGACCGTCTGGGCCACCTCAACCCGCTTCGGCGGGGCGGCGTGCCCGGCGAGATCGCCCAGGCGGCGCTGTTCCTGGCCAGCGACGAATCCTCCTACGTCAACGGCCATGCTCTGGTCGTCGACGGCGGCCTGTCGTCGAGCCATCCGTTCAACCGCCAGGATTTTGGGCGCACCGCGATCTGA
- a CDS encoding FAD-dependent oxidoreductase encodes MDSIGGDLAFMTPRPFAGEQLEAIRRNARPCSYAAGDIVLDAGEPMERFVLVEEGEIEVVDPEGGGRLMPSGLGPGQFLGELNFLSGGPMTLAMRASRPTRTLEVQRAAMLQLMSDIPEIGDHVLTVFSARRRMIFEQGRSGVFISDPAGDPAVQRVASFLSRNRLPFKEIDGPPGVRFGDRVIEDPSPRKLARLYGLDLSPDMDRVRDLLIVGAGPAGVAAAVYAGAEGLAALVVEDNAIGGQAGTSSRIENYMGFPTGISGADLTFRGQVQAMKFGTCFAMPRRVEQLSRTDDGFCVTLDEGDRVCARAVLVATGVQYRRLPIPRLEEFEGAGIFYAATEMEARFCNQTEAIVVGGGNSAGQAAMYLSRVARKVHLLVRGDSLADSMSAYLRERIEHEPGIEIHYRSQLDALDGDTHLESVRVSSPDGDWSVGCRALFIMIGAAPNTDWLSGLVELDRAGFVRTGSEVGAASAYATSCPGIFAVGDVRSGSVKRVASSVGEGSVVVSAIWSHLNAPPPETAGIGG; translated from the coding sequence ATGGACTCGATCGGCGGCGACCTCGCCTTCATGACCCCGCGCCCGTTCGCGGGCGAGCAGCTCGAAGCGATTCGCCGCAACGCCCGCCCGTGCTCCTACGCGGCCGGCGACATCGTCCTCGACGCAGGCGAGCCGATGGAGCGCTTCGTGCTGGTCGAGGAGGGCGAGATCGAGGTGGTCGACCCCGAGGGCGGCGGCCGGCTCATGCCCTCGGGGCTCGGGCCCGGCCAGTTCCTCGGTGAGCTTAACTTCCTGTCCGGCGGCCCGATGACGCTGGCGATGCGCGCCTCGCGCCCGACCCGCACGCTCGAGGTCCAGCGGGCCGCCATGCTCCAGCTGATGAGCGACATCCCCGAGATCGGCGATCATGTCCTGACCGTCTTCTCGGCGCGGCGGCGGATGATCTTCGAGCAGGGCCGCTCGGGGGTCTTCATCTCCGATCCTGCCGGCGACCCGGCGGTTCAGCGGGTCGCGAGCTTCCTCAGCCGCAACCGCCTGCCCTTCAAGGAAATCGACGGCCCGCCCGGCGTGCGCTTCGGCGACCGGGTGATCGAGGATCCGAGCCCGCGCAAGCTCGCTCGGCTCTACGGGCTCGACCTTTCGCCCGACATGGACCGGGTCCGCGACCTGCTGATCGTCGGCGCCGGCCCGGCCGGGGTCGCCGCGGCCGTCTATGCCGGGGCCGAGGGGCTGGCGGCGCTGGTGGTCGAGGACAATGCGATCGGCGGCCAGGCCGGGACCAGCTCGCGGATCGAGAATTACATGGGCTTCCCGACTGGCATTTCGGGCGCTGACCTCACCTTCCGCGGTCAGGTCCAGGCGATGAAGTTCGGGACCTGCTTCGCCATGCCGCGCCGGGTCGAGCAGCTTTCCCGCACCGACGATGGCTTCTGCGTCACGCTCGACGAGGGCGACCGAGTCTGCGCCCGCGCGGTGCTGGTCGCGACCGGGGTCCAGTACCGCCGACTGCCGATTCCCCGGCTCGAGGAATTCGAGGGCGCCGGCATCTTCTACGCCGCCACCGAGATGGAGGCGCGCTTCTGCAACCAGACCGAGGCGATCGTGGTCGGCGGCGGCAACAGCGCGGGGCAGGCCGCCATGTATCTCTCGCGGGTCGCGCGGAAGGTGCATCTGCTGGTCCGCGGCGACAGCCTCGCCGATTCGATGAGCGCCTACTTACGCGAGCGGATCGAGCATGAGCCGGGAATCGAGATCCACTATCGCAGCCAGCTCGATGCATTGGACGGCGACACGCATCTCGAGAGCGTCCGGGTCAGCTCGCCCGACGGCGACTGGTCGGTCGGCTGCCGCGCCCTGTTCATCATGATCGGCGCCGCGCCCAACACCGACTGGCTCTCGGGCTTGGTCGAGCTCGACCGCGCGGGCTTCGTCCGCACCGGGTCCGAGGTTGGCGCGGCCTCGGCTTACGCCACTTCCTGCCCCGGCATCTTCGCGGTCGGCGACGTCCGCTCGGGCTCGGTCAAGCGCGTCGCCTCGTCGGTCGGCGAGGGCTCGGTGGTGGTCAGCGCGATCTGGAGCCACCTCAATGCGCCGCCGCCCGAGACGGCCGGCATCGGCGGGTAA
- a CDS encoding cytochrome b — MASAAAAEPQNPISRYSNVAATFHWLTALFVVFQIWLGFSLGEDGPPAEPAFSWHKTIGALILLLTFARLTYRLTNPPPPFPDDLPKWERVAAVWNHRLFYLLLIGLPVGGYLAVSAFSQGKPTPLVGGIMLPTIPGIPKEYGEIFGGLHGAAAWALIVLLVVHAGAALKHRFIDKSPASGRMPGLALPGEETVVGQG; from the coding sequence ATGGCCAGCGCTGCCGCCGCCGAACCGCAGAACCCGATCAGCCGCTACTCGAACGTGGCGGCGACCTTTCACTGGCTGACGGCGCTCTTCGTCGTCTTCCAGATCTGGCTCGGCTTCAGCCTCGGCGAGGATGGCCCCCCGGCAGAGCCCGCGTTCAGCTGGCACAAGACGATCGGCGCGCTGATCCTACTCCTGACCTTCGCCCGGCTGACCTACCGGCTGACCAATCCTCCGCCGCCCTTTCCCGACGACCTGCCGAAGTGGGAGCGGGTCGCCGCGGTGTGGAATCACCGCCTGTTCTACCTGCTGCTGATCGGGCTTCCGGTCGGCGGCTATCTCGCGGTCTCGGCCTTTTCGCAGGGCAAGCCCACCCCGCTCGTCGGCGGGATCATGCTCCCGACCATCCCCGGCATCCCGAAGGAATATGGCGAGATCTTCGGCGGGCTGCACGGCGCCGCCGCCTGGGCGCTGATCGTGCTGCTGGTGGTCCACGCCGGCGCGGCGCTCAAGCATCGCTTCATCGACAAGTCGCCGGCGAGCGGGCGGATGCCCGGCCTCGCGCTGCCGGGCGAGGAAACGGTGGTCGGCCAGGGCTGA
- a CDS encoding acyl-CoA dehydrogenase family protein yields MDFNLTDRQAHFRDRVRAFIERYVRPAVPELAAELNSGDRWHHLERLEPLKAKAKAEGLWNLFMPPGGALKHVDESFPFEGEQLTNLEYALCAEEMGRVGFASEVFNCSAPDTGNMEVLHRYGTRAQKDQWLAPLMRGEIRSAFLMTEPAVASSDATNIQCEIKRDGDDYVINGRKWWSSGAGDPRCKVAILMGKTNPEERRHAQQSMILVPMDAPGITIERALTVYGYDDAPHGHMEIELKDVRVPAENLLLGEGRGFEIAQGRLGPGRIHHCMRTIGAAEEALELMVRRLQSRTAFGKRISEHSVWEQRVAEARIEIECTRLLCLKAADMMDKAGNKAAKAEIAMIKVKAPRMALQIIDDAIQAHGGMGVSQDTSLAHSWAGIRTLRLADGPDEVHNRSIAMIEYGKHPPIDPMVA; encoded by the coding sequence ATGGACTTCAACCTCACCGACCGTCAGGCCCACTTCCGCGACCGGGTTCGCGCCTTCATCGAGCGTTACGTCCGCCCGGCCGTTCCCGAACTCGCCGCCGAACTGAACAGCGGCGACCGCTGGCATCATCTCGAGCGACTCGAACCGCTCAAGGCCAAGGCCAAGGCCGAGGGCCTGTGGAACCTGTTCATGCCGCCGGGCGGGGCCTTGAAACATGTCGACGAGAGCTTCCCGTTCGAGGGCGAGCAGCTCACCAACCTCGAATATGCGCTCTGCGCCGAGGAGATGGGCCGGGTCGGTTTCGCCAGCGAGGTGTTCAACTGCTCGGCGCCCGACACGGGCAATATGGAAGTGCTCCACCGCTACGGGACGCGGGCGCAGAAGGACCAGTGGCTGGCGCCGCTGATGCGGGGCGAAATCCGCTCGGCCTTCCTGATGACTGAGCCCGCGGTGGCGAGCTCGGACGCGACCAACATCCAGTGCGAGATCAAGCGCGACGGCGACGACTATGTCATCAACGGGCGCAAATGGTGGTCGAGCGGCGCGGGCGATCCGCGCTGCAAGGTCGCGATCCTGATGGGCAAGACCAATCCCGAGGAGCGCCGCCATGCGCAGCAGTCGATGATCCTGGTGCCGATGGACGCGCCCGGAATCACGATCGAGCGGGCGCTCACCGTCTATGGCTATGACGATGCGCCGCACGGGCACATGGAGATCGAGCTCAAGGACGTCCGCGTGCCGGCTGAGAATTTGCTGCTCGGCGAGGGCCGCGGGTTCGAGATCGCGCAAGGGCGCCTGGGACCGGGCCGGATCCACCATTGCATGCGCACCATCGGCGCGGCCGAGGAAGCGCTCGAGCTGATGGTCCGCCGGCTGCAAAGCCGCACCGCCTTCGGCAAGCGCATCTCCGAGCACAGCGTGTGGGAACAGCGCGTGGCCGAGGCGCGGATCGAGATCGAATGCACCCGCCTCCTCTGCCTCAAGGCGGCGGACATGATGGACAAGGCCGGCAACAAGGCCGCCAAGGCCGAGATCGCGATGATCAAGGTCAAGGCGCCGCGCATGGCGCTCCAGATCATCGACGACGCGATCCAGGCGCATGGCGGCATGGGCGTCAGCCAGGACACCAGCCTCGCGCACAGCTGGGCGGGGATCCGCACGCTGCGGCTCGCCGACGGGCCCGACGAGGTCCACAATCGCTCCATCGCGATGATCGAATATGGCAAGCACCCGCCGATCGATCCGATGGTGGCGTAA
- a CDS encoding L,D-transpeptidase family protein has product MRSFKFIAAAIAASLLASCATTPPKVVQAPPPVEEAQLPYQWTHGHAPKATKDARAAFGTVALRAGDYRWTPTIPDAPAKVVIDRLQQLMFVYKGDTLVGLTTISSGKKGRETPLGYWKVFRKQVKGFSRKYDNAPMPYMQMYDEKGIAFHGGKLPGYPASHGCVRIPVEFAKKLYGLTAMGTEVIIEG; this is encoded by the coding sequence ATGCGCTCGTTCAAGTTCATTGCGGCCGCCATCGCCGCTTCGCTGCTCGCCTCCTGCGCGACCACCCCGCCCAAGGTCGTCCAGGCGCCACCGCCCGTAGAGGAAGCGCAGCTCCCCTATCAGTGGACCCACGGCCACGCGCCAAAGGCGACCAAGGATGCGCGCGCGGCGTTCGGGACGGTCGCGCTCAGGGCGGGCGACTATCGCTGGACTCCCACCATTCCCGACGCGCCGGCCAAGGTGGTGATCGACCGGCTCCAGCAGCTGATGTTCGTCTACAAGGGCGACACGCTCGTCGGGCTCACCACCATTTCGAGCGGCAAGAAGGGGCGCGAGACGCCGCTCGGCTACTGGAAGGTGTTCCGCAAGCAGGTGAAGGGCTTCAGCCGCAAGTACGACAATGCCCCCATGCCCTACATGCAGATGTACGACGAGAAGGGCATCGCCTTCCACGGCGGCAAGCTGCCCGGCTATCCGGCCAGCCACGGCTGCGTCCGAATCCCGGTCGAGTTCGCGAAGAAACTCTACGGCCTCACCGCCATGGGCACCGAGGTGATCATCGAGGGCTGA
- a CDS encoding acyl-CoA dehydrogenase family protein, which yields MTLLTDDQRQLADMTRSFLAEEGTIKKQLRHWRDTGCKDGFGHGLWKQMAELGLTGLAIPEEEGGLGLGATEATLVMEEIGRNLTPSPFLTTALVAVEALKGTEQGKRWFPGIIAGETVAAIAVDEGPHHRPRAIALEAKRSGNGFSLSGTKQFVVHGASADVILVAARTAGSAGEAEGLTLFAVPRDAAGLEIENVTLADASKAARLTLSNVAIDADAVVGEVDHGFEPLRRAMRAGRTGAAAELVGVAAGASAMTLDYLKQRKQFGKLIGEFQVLQHRAAHLFGEIEIARAATLKAAELLDKGDERAGVMSHVAKAKAGRVSALAVQEGVQMHGGIGMTDEHDIGLYMKREKVLDALFGDVNYHARMVGMLTA from the coding sequence ATGACCCTCCTTACCGACGACCAGCGCCAACTTGCCGACATGACCCGCTCCTTCCTCGCCGAGGAAGGCACCATCAAAAAGCAGCTCCGCCACTGGCGCGACACCGGTTGCAAGGACGGGTTCGGCCACGGCCTGTGGAAGCAGATGGCCGAGCTTGGCCTCACCGGCCTCGCCATTCCCGAGGAGGAGGGCGGGCTCGGCCTCGGCGCGACCGAGGCGACCCTCGTGATGGAGGAGATCGGCCGCAACCTCACCCCCTCGCCCTTCCTCACCACCGCACTGGTCGCGGTCGAGGCGCTGAAGGGCACCGAGCAGGGCAAGCGCTGGTTCCCGGGCATCATCGCCGGCGAAACCGTCGCCGCCATCGCGGTCGACGAGGGCCCGCACCACCGGCCCCGGGCCATCGCGCTCGAGGCGAAGCGCTCGGGCAATGGCTTCTCCCTCTCGGGGACCAAGCAGTTCGTGGTCCACGGCGCTTCGGCCGACGTGATCCTCGTCGCTGCCCGCACCGCCGGCTCGGCGGGTGAGGCGGAGGGCCTGACCCTGTTCGCCGTGCCCCGCGACGCCGCCGGGCTCGAGATCGAGAACGTCACGCTGGCCGATGCGAGCAAGGCCGCGCGCCTGACGCTCAGCAATGTCGCGATCGATGCCGACGCCGTGGTGGGCGAGGTCGACCACGGCTTCGAGCCGCTCCGCCGGGCGATGCGCGCCGGCCGGACCGGCGCCGCGGCCGAGCTGGTCGGGGTCGCCGCCGGCGCCTCGGCGATGACGCTCGACTATCTCAAGCAGCGCAAGCAGTTCGGGAAGCTGATCGGCGAATTCCAGGTCCTCCAGCACCGCGCCGCGCACCTGTTCGGCGAGATCGAGATCGCTCGCGCCGCGACGCTCAAGGCCGCCGAGCTTCTCGACAAGGGCGACGAGCGCGCCGGTGTGATGAGCCACGTCGCCAAAGCCAAGGCCGGCCGCGTCTCGGCCCTCGCGGTCCAGGAAGGGGTCCAGATGCACGGCGGCATCGGCATGACCGACGAGCATGACATCGGCCTCTACATGAAGCGCGAAAAGGTGCTCGACGCGCTGTTCGGCGACGTAAACTACCATGCCCGCATGGTGGGGATGCTGACCGCCTAG